A stretch of the Archangium violaceum genome encodes the following:
- a CDS encoding myxosortase-dependent M36 family metallopeptidase, whose amino-acid sequence MRRLVATLSGLALVLSGAGASARTLPNYDALQDAKPAGRATAGFKLVNAKGARVAHRDSLTDSPTFVWVNKSGAPSKMSAQFSKMAPEKAALAQLADHAPLYGLSSFETAGARVASVSKNRQGVKVVTLVQEAAGIEVFRQSLHLMLNRNNELVAISGNLSKHVSSEVPAARVRFQLPASEAIAVAYKDLTGHVLDGSLLTRVNKLDSGKYVHYSLASYARPLAEELVIPARAKQVLFSLPNALVPAYYVELNTGSPDAKDSDYYSYVVSAVDGRLLMRNNLTADAEFSYRVFADSTPPYTPHDGPSGTNATPHPTGTPDGFLPSFVPPALVTLQNVPFSQNDPWLPADATETRGNNVDAYADLVAPDNYNAGDLRPTITAPGVFDRTMLFDIQPNANADQIAAATTSLFFLNNWLHDWYYDAGFDEASGNAQADNYGRGGLANDAIRAQAQDYSGTNNANMSTPADGASPRMQMYLFSGVQDAHLTANAPASVAGNYEVGVASGFGPQSFDVTGDVVIAQDESNASGASTTDACTALTNAADVAGKIALVDRGSCNFTVKVANAQTAGAIGVIIADHLEGPVAGIGGDSAGITIPTLRITLADGNTLRAAAGLNVTLFRAPTINLDGTVDNVIVAHEWGHYISNRLVQNSAGLVNNQGRSMGEGWGDFTALLMITRPEDINVPANADWNGAYGAAEFATRGSSANSTFFGIRRVTYSADMAKNALTFRHIMDGVALPTTMPLSNNGLPNSEVHNAGEVWATMLWECYVSLLRAHPFQEAQDRMKSYLVNGYKMTPAAPTFLEARDAVLAAAFANDPADGERLWAAFARRGAGVGAVAPDKYSTNHLGVVESFDLGVNVEFVSATFADDLATGSCDKDGILDNGETGRLIITVRNSGSTVARNTSVTVFSSTRGVTVGNGGTATFPEIPVGGAGEVSVPVSLHNAGTGALVNFDFAFRDEHQAQPGDKTDSLTIKANYDEALATSATENVEASQLPWRTEFDDTLSEGEFGIVEFSDLNRAFYGPNIGAGSDIRLITPPLEVSTDKPLVVSFDHAYDFEFDSSGFYDGAVIELSEDNGATWVDIGGPAYTGTLITYAENQNPLQGRKAFVGTTADFPTFTNTTLNLGSAYAGKTVLLRFRIGSDNSAAFTGWVLDNLSFSGITNTPFTSIVEENNVCSNRPPVANAGAGVTVAERSTVTLTGSASDVDGDSLSYSWTQVSGPAVTLSGADTLEPSFTAPTVTSDSDVVLKLTVSDGSTTASDTVTVHVKNVNHAPTVNAGLDGAVKSGESFTLSGSASDTDGDTLSAYWVQVSGTPVALSGANTLQATFTAPQTASGETLTFVLLVSDGSVTTSDLVDVTVTPADPVENQAPVANARVILSGKQTSLTLDGSGSSDPEGEALTYKWEQTGGPALQLGDANQAVLSVDVTEEATYTFRLTVTDAHGATNSATVEATAKPDTGNGGGDDDDDHDHGGCSATGGGAPAGLLGLALMGLLNRRRRMN is encoded by the coding sequence GTGAGAAGGTTGGTTGCCACGCTGTCTGGGCTGGCGCTGGTGTTGTCGGGTGCCGGCGCCTCGGCTCGGACGTTGCCGAACTACGATGCACTGCAGGATGCGAAGCCCGCGGGTCGAGCCACCGCGGGTTTCAAGCTGGTGAACGCGAAGGGTGCGCGCGTCGCGCATCGCGATTCGCTGACCGATTCGCCCACGTTCGTCTGGGTCAACAAGAGCGGCGCCCCCTCGAAGATGAGCGCGCAGTTCTCGAAGATGGCCCCGGAGAAGGCCGCGCTGGCGCAGCTGGCGGATCATGCTCCCCTCTACGGACTGAGCTCCTTCGAGACGGCGGGCGCGCGGGTGGCCTCCGTCAGCAAGAACCGCCAGGGCGTCAAGGTGGTCACGCTGGTGCAGGAGGCGGCGGGGATCGAGGTCTTCCGTCAGTCCCTCCACCTGATGCTCAACCGGAACAATGAGCTGGTGGCCATCTCCGGCAACCTCTCCAAGCACGTGTCGTCGGAGGTGCCCGCCGCGCGCGTGCGCTTCCAGCTGCCGGCCTCCGAGGCCATCGCCGTGGCCTACAAGGACCTGACCGGCCATGTGCTGGATGGGAGCCTGCTCACGCGGGTGAACAAGCTGGACTCCGGCAAGTACGTGCACTACTCGCTGGCCTCCTACGCGCGCCCGCTGGCGGAGGAGCTGGTCATCCCGGCCCGCGCGAAGCAGGTGCTCTTCTCGCTGCCCAACGCGCTGGTGCCCGCGTACTACGTGGAGCTCAACACGGGCAGCCCGGACGCCAAGGACTCGGACTACTACTCCTACGTCGTGTCCGCGGTCGACGGCCGGCTGCTGATGCGCAACAACCTGACGGCGGACGCGGAGTTCAGCTACCGCGTCTTCGCGGACTCGACGCCTCCGTACACGCCGCACGACGGTCCCTCGGGCACCAACGCCACGCCGCACCCCACGGGCACGCCGGATGGCTTCCTCCCGTCGTTCGTTCCGCCCGCCCTGGTCACCCTCCAGAACGTCCCCTTCAGCCAGAACGATCCCTGGCTGCCGGCCGACGCCACGGAGACCAGGGGTAACAACGTGGACGCGTACGCGGACCTCGTCGCGCCGGACAACTACAACGCTGGCGACCTGCGCCCCACGATCACCGCGCCGGGCGTGTTCGACCGGACCATGCTGTTCGACATCCAGCCGAACGCCAACGCGGATCAGATCGCCGCGGCCACCACCAGCTTGTTCTTCCTGAACAACTGGCTGCACGACTGGTACTACGACGCGGGCTTCGACGAGGCCTCTGGCAACGCGCAGGCCGACAACTACGGCCGTGGCGGTCTGGCCAATGACGCCATCCGCGCGCAGGCGCAGGACTACAGCGGCACCAACAACGCCAACATGTCCACGCCGGCGGACGGCGCGTCCCCGCGCATGCAGATGTACCTGTTCTCCGGGGTGCAGGACGCGCACCTGACGGCGAACGCGCCCGCGTCCGTCGCGGGTAACTACGAGGTGGGTGTTGCCTCCGGCTTCGGTCCGCAGTCCTTCGACGTCACCGGCGACGTGGTGATTGCCCAGGACGAGTCCAACGCCTCCGGTGCCTCCACCACCGACGCGTGCACCGCGCTCACCAACGCGGCGGACGTGGCCGGGAAGATCGCCCTCGTGGACCGTGGCTCGTGCAACTTCACGGTCAAGGTGGCGAACGCGCAGACGGCGGGCGCCATCGGCGTCATCATCGCGGACCACCTGGAGGGCCCGGTCGCGGGCATCGGCGGAGACTCCGCGGGCATCACCATCCCCACGCTGCGCATCACGCTCGCGGACGGCAACACGCTGCGCGCCGCCGCCGGGCTCAACGTGACGCTGTTCCGCGCGCCGACCATCAACCTGGACGGCACGGTGGACAACGTCATCGTGGCGCACGAGTGGGGTCACTACATCAGCAACCGCCTCGTCCAGAACTCGGCCGGTCTGGTCAACAACCAGGGCCGGTCCATGGGCGAGGGCTGGGGTGACTTCACCGCGCTGCTGATGATCACGCGCCCGGAGGACATCAACGTCCCCGCCAACGCCGACTGGAACGGTGCCTACGGCGCGGCCGAGTTCGCCACGCGTGGCAGCTCCGCGAACTCCACGTTCTTCGGCATCCGTCGCGTGACCTACTCGGCGGACATGGCCAAGAACGCGCTGACGTTCCGCCACATCATGGACGGCGTGGCGCTGCCGACCACGATGCCCCTCTCCAACAATGGCCTGCCCAACTCCGAGGTCCACAACGCGGGTGAGGTCTGGGCCACCATGCTGTGGGAGTGCTACGTGTCGCTCCTGCGTGCGCATCCGTTCCAGGAGGCGCAGGACCGCATGAAGAGCTACCTGGTCAACGGGTACAAGATGACGCCCGCGGCGCCCACCTTCCTGGAGGCGCGTGACGCGGTGCTCGCGGCGGCCTTCGCCAACGACCCGGCCGATGGCGAGCGCCTCTGGGCGGCCTTCGCCAGGCGTGGTGCGGGCGTGGGCGCGGTGGCTCCGGACAAGTACTCCACCAACCACCTGGGCGTGGTGGAGAGCTTCGACCTGGGGGTGAACGTGGAGTTCGTCTCCGCCACCTTCGCCGATGACCTCGCGACCGGCTCCTGCGACAAGGACGGTATCCTGGACAACGGTGAGACGGGCCGGCTGATCATCACCGTGCGCAACTCGGGCTCGACGGTGGCCAGGAACACCAGCGTCACCGTGTTCTCCAGCACGCGCGGCGTGACGGTGGGCAATGGTGGCACCGCGACCTTCCCGGAGATTCCCGTGGGCGGCGCGGGCGAGGTGTCCGTGCCCGTGTCGCTCCACAACGCGGGAACGGGTGCGCTCGTCAACTTCGACTTCGCCTTCCGTGACGAGCACCAGGCGCAGCCGGGTGACAAGACCGACTCGCTGACCATCAAGGCGAACTACGACGAGGCTCTCGCCACCAGCGCCACGGAGAACGTGGAGGCCAGCCAGCTGCCGTGGCGCACCGAGTTCGACGACACCCTGTCCGAGGGCGAGTTCGGTATCGTCGAGTTCTCCGACCTCAACCGGGCCTTCTACGGCCCGAACATCGGCGCGGGGAGCGACATCCGCCTCATCACCCCGCCGCTCGAGGTGAGCACCGACAAGCCGCTCGTCGTCTCCTTCGATCATGCCTATGACTTCGAGTTCGACAGCAGCGGTTTCTACGACGGCGCCGTCATCGAGCTGTCCGAGGACAATGGCGCGACGTGGGTGGACATCGGCGGCCCGGCGTACACCGGCACGCTCATCACGTACGCCGAGAACCAGAACCCGCTGCAGGGCCGGAAGGCCTTCGTGGGCACCACCGCGGACTTCCCCACGTTCACGAACACGACGCTGAACCTGGGCTCGGCCTACGCGGGCAAGACGGTGCTGCTCCGCTTCCGCATCGGCTCGGACAACTCCGCCGCGTTCACGGGCTGGGTGCTGGACAACCTGTCCTTCTCCGGCATCACCAACACTCCGTTCACGAGCATCGTCGAGGAGAACAACGTGTGCTCGAACCGTCCCCCCGTGGCCAACGCCGGCGCGGGCGTGACGGTGGCGGAGCGCTCGACGGTGACCCTGACCGGCAGCGCGTCCGACGTGGATGGTGACAGCCTGAGCTACAGCTGGACGCAGGTGTCCGGCCCGGCGGTGACCCTGTCCGGCGCCGACACGCTCGAGCCGTCCTTCACCGCTCCCACGGTGACCAGCGACAGCGACGTGGTGCTGAAGCTGACCGTCAGCGATGGCAGCACCACGGCCAGCGACACCGTGACCGTGCACGTGAAGAACGTCAACCACGCGCCCACCGTGAACGCGGGTCTGGACGGTGCCGTGAAGTCGGGCGAGAGCTTCACGCTGAGCGGCTCGGCGAGCGACACGGATGGGGACACCCTCAGCGCCTACTGGGTGCAGGTGTCCGGCACTCCGGTGGCTCTGTCCGGTGCCAACACGCTGCAGGCCACCTTCACCGCGCCCCAGACGGCCTCCGGTGAGACGCTCACCTTCGTGCTGCTGGTGAGCGACGGCTCGGTGACCACCAGCGACCTGGTGGATGTCACCGTCACGCCCGCCGACCCTGTCGAGAACCAGGCGCCGGTGGCCAATGCCCGCGTCATCCTCTCCGGTAAGCAGACCTCGCTGACGCTCGATGGCTCGGGCTCCAGCGATCCCGAGGGCGAGGCGCTCACCTACAAGTGGGAGCAGACGGGTGGCCCGGCCCTGCAGCTCGGCGATGCCAACCAGGCGGTGCTGAGCGTGGACGTGACCGAGGAGGCCACATACACCTTCCGTCTCACCGTGACGGATGCCCACGGCGCCACGAACAGCGCCACCGTGGAGGCCACGGCCAAGCCCGACACCGGCAACGGCGGCGGGGATGACGATGATGACCATGACCACGGTGGCTGCTCCGCCACCGGTGGTGGTGCCCCGGCCGGTCTGCTCGGCCTGGCGCTCATGGGTCTGCTGAACCGTCGTCGCCGGATGAACTGA
- a CDS encoding fibronectin type III domain-containing protein — protein MSKASRGLLLLVSLGLGCDGEEVKPPVVKPPVEDKSVRIRSVWSFHTASGVEERPDDFSNPVELFLLEDGAFKAFPGALAGPGEYVFADVPDGTYYLKRGSSYTVTSARRLDWSPHRLGRVDAQELPESSTPTQVRLDIDGLEPWADYGARPWPSMQLVSGELDVAGYINADEVMRPGMTSVRGELVSYDNVYSRLYRFEQERGDRAWVTQFVSRKAGALADGSDLNYSAVARSLHLEPFSYDGTQPLPVSGTFQELPSKQLTLNWALSSFASHATDTHPAATFDRAIFTLSPLAHGAEDARFMGYSGDLLSFDLPRGYDEDISATFSYGNPFPSTWGEFAWLSVPFRVQYSVPGATRPLVIDAWMEAYEPMSVLAAGPVQPRTFPPRGLKLDGEDAYATRSLAVGSHVISWQPPASGQVSVYALRLRRYEVAAEGGLARNVESVYFTLAGGATSVLLPPDVLKPASHYILQLTAMSAPGYSPENTSAGSVLPYAHASALSGILSTP, from the coding sequence ATGTCGAAGGCAAGTAGGGGATTGCTGCTCCTGGTTTCACTGGGGCTGGGCTGCGATGGGGAGGAGGTGAAGCCTCCGGTGGTGAAGCCTCCAGTCGAGGACAAGAGTGTCCGGATACGCAGTGTCTGGAGCTTCCACACGGCGAGTGGTGTGGAGGAGCGGCCGGATGACTTCTCCAATCCGGTGGAGCTGTTCTTGTTGGAGGACGGAGCCTTCAAGGCGTTTCCCGGCGCGCTGGCGGGACCGGGAGAGTATGTGTTCGCGGACGTGCCAGACGGCACCTACTACCTGAAAAGGGGGAGCAGCTATACCGTCACCTCCGCACGGCGCCTGGACTGGAGCCCCCACCGGCTTGGCCGGGTGGATGCCCAGGAGCTCCCCGAATCCTCCACCCCGACGCAGGTCCGGCTGGACATCGACGGGCTTGAGCCATGGGCCGATTACGGTGCGCGACCCTGGCCGAGCATGCAGCTCGTCTCCGGAGAGTTGGACGTCGCGGGGTACATCAACGCCGATGAGGTCATGCGGCCGGGGATGACATCGGTCCGTGGCGAGCTCGTGTCGTATGACAACGTGTACTCTCGGCTGTACCGCTTCGAGCAGGAGCGGGGAGACCGGGCCTGGGTGACCCAGTTCGTGTCCCGGAAGGCGGGGGCGTTGGCGGATGGGAGCGACCTGAACTACAGCGCCGTCGCGCGTTCCCTGCACCTGGAGCCGTTCTCCTACGACGGCACTCAGCCCCTCCCCGTGAGCGGGACGTTCCAGGAGCTGCCCTCGAAGCAGCTCACCTTGAACTGGGCGCTGTCCTCCTTCGCGTCCCATGCCACGGACACGCACCCGGCCGCGACCTTTGACCGGGCTATTTTCACGCTCAGCCCACTCGCGCACGGGGCGGAGGACGCCAGGTTCATGGGCTACTCCGGCGATCTGCTCTCGTTCGATCTGCCCAGGGGCTACGACGAGGACATCAGCGCCACGTTTTCTTACGGCAATCCCTTCCCGTCCACCTGGGGCGAGTTCGCGTGGTTGTCCGTTCCCTTCCGTGTGCAGTACTCGGTTCCGGGTGCCACGAGGCCGCTCGTCATCGATGCCTGGATGGAAGCCTACGAGCCCATGTCCGTCCTGGCCGCCGGTCCCGTCCAGCCCCGCACCTTCCCGCCTCGAGGCCTGAAGCTCGACGGCGAGGATGCCTACGCGACACGGTCCCTCGCGGTGGGGAGCCACGTCATCTCGTGGCAGCCGCCGGCTTCGGGCCAGGTGAGTGTCTATGCGCTGAGGCTCCGGCGGTATGAGGTGGCCGCGGAGGGGGGCCTGGCCCGGAACGTGGAGTCGGTCTACTTCACCCTCGCGGGGGGCGCCACGTCGGTACTGCTCCCGCCCGACGTCTTGAAGCCCGCGAGCCACTACATCCTCCAGCTCACCGCCATGTCCGCCCCCGGGTACTCGCCGGAGAATACGAGCGCAGGCTCTGTCTTGCCGTATGCCCATGCGTCGGCCCTGAGCGGCATCCTGTCCACGCCGTGA
- a CDS encoding SDR family oxidoreductase yields MDLQLSGRVVLVTGGSEGLGAAVCERLVQEGARVALCARNPQRLEATAVTLRALGGEVLAVPADVSRAQDVERFVATAHERWGRVDALVNNAGSASAKAFLSVTDAEWEEDLQLKLFAAMRTVRLTVPHLRAAGGGAIVNVLSIKAKEPGKNTTPSSVSRAAGMALTKVLSKELGPDNIRVNAVLVGMIESGQWARRAEAAGKPPEVLYAERSREAGVPLGRIGRASEFADVVAFLVSARASYVSGTAINVDGGLSGSV; encoded by the coding sequence ATGGATTTGCAGCTCTCTGGCAGGGTGGTGTTGGTGACGGGTGGCTCGGAGGGGCTCGGCGCCGCGGTGTGCGAACGGCTCGTCCAGGAGGGCGCGCGCGTGGCGCTGTGCGCCCGGAATCCGCAGCGGCTGGAGGCCACCGCGGTCACCCTGCGCGCCCTAGGCGGTGAGGTGCTCGCCGTTCCCGCCGACGTGTCGCGCGCCCAGGACGTGGAGCGCTTCGTGGCGACCGCGCACGAGCGCTGGGGCCGCGTGGACGCGCTGGTGAACAACGCCGGTTCGGCCTCGGCCAAGGCCTTCCTCTCCGTCACCGACGCGGAGTGGGAGGAGGACCTCCAACTCAAACTGTTCGCCGCGATGCGCACCGTGCGCCTGACCGTGCCCCATCTGCGCGCGGCGGGAGGCGGCGCCATCGTCAACGTGCTGTCCATCAAGGCGAAGGAGCCCGGGAAGAACACCACGCCTTCCTCGGTGTCCCGCGCCGCCGGCATGGCGCTGACCAAGGTGCTCTCCAAGGAGCTGGGGCCGGACAACATCCGCGTCAACGCCGTGCTCGTGGGGATGATCGAGAGCGGTCAGTGGGCCCGCCGCGCCGAGGCCGCTGGCAAGCCGCCGGAGGTGCTGTACGCCGAGCGCAGCCGTGAGGCGGGTGTCCCGCTCGGGCGCATCGGCCGCGCCAGTGAGTTCGCCGACGTGGTGGCCTTCCTCGTCTCCGCTCGTGCCTCCTATGTGAGCGGCACCGCCATCAACGTGGACGGAGGCCTGTCCGGCTCGGTGTGA
- a CDS encoding DUF5995 family protein, which produces MSKELKRLYDQEDDRAVFLRAYFVMTTQVNAAVHGTGEFKRVGPIFFDPDWVDRVAGRFAHLYFESLERSRASAKPICKAWGLAMEMATRQRTSVMLNLLLGINAHINFDLALGIHESLQRELLAPRGLEDSRERERQRMELLARRKFDHDQLNNVLVNSLPKIQRVLGREFGGGLGLLSRLLGMYDEFITLSGLRYYRDRVWHNVLGFLSTRSSEDSRKVRLRLEWESHQMARFIIKGGWLNEAVYSLDTRLRRRSIQGRFRPDLDGSSHEKKRMDFRLQRPF; this is translated from the coding sequence ATGAGCAAGGAGTTGAAGCGCCTCTACGATCAGGAGGATGACCGCGCCGTCTTCCTTCGCGCCTACTTCGTCATGACCACCCAGGTGAACGCCGCGGTCCATGGGACGGGTGAGTTCAAGCGGGTCGGTCCCATCTTCTTCGACCCCGACTGGGTCGACAGGGTCGCCGGCCGGTTCGCGCATCTCTACTTCGAGTCGCTCGAGCGCTCCCGCGCGTCAGCGAAGCCCATCTGCAAGGCGTGGGGACTGGCCATGGAAATGGCCACCCGACAGCGAACGAGCGTCATGCTGAACCTGCTGCTCGGTATCAATGCCCATATCAACTTCGACCTGGCCCTGGGCATCCACGAGTCCCTCCAGCGGGAGCTCCTGGCCCCGCGGGGTCTGGAGGATTCGCGAGAGCGCGAGCGACAGCGGATGGAGCTGTTGGCCCGGCGCAAGTTCGACCATGACCAGCTGAACAACGTCCTCGTGAACAGCCTTCCGAAGATCCAGCGGGTCCTGGGCAGGGAGTTCGGCGGCGGCCTGGGCCTCCTGAGCCGGCTGCTCGGGATGTACGACGAGTTCATCACCCTCTCGGGGCTGCGGTACTACCGGGACCGTGTCTGGCACAACGTGCTCGGATTCCTATCGACCCGGTCCTCGGAGGACTCCAGGAAGGTGAGATTGCGGCTGGAGTGGGAGTCCCACCAGATGGCCCGGTTCATCATCAAGGGCGGCTGGCTGAACGAAGCGGTGTATTCCCTGGACACGCGCTTGCGCCGACGAAGCATCCAGGGCCGCTTCCGGCCGGACCTGGATGGGAGCTCCCATGAGAAGAAGCGCATGGACTTCCGGCTCCAGCGGCCCTTCTGA